The Planktothrix serta PCC 8927 genome contains the following window.
TGTTTTTAACCATTTTTTCACGGGAGTTCCATACAAACGGTGTTTATGAAATTGTTCCGTTATAGATTGGCTTCCGGGTAAAGTTAATTGTTCGATTCCAGATTCACTCCAGCGTTGGATTAATTCTCCAGTTATTTCGGGGTGAAACTGAAGACCATAAGCTGTTTTTCCATAGCGAAAAGCTTGGTTAGGAAAGGTTTTTCCCCTTGCTAATAAGACTGCGCCAGAAGGTAATTCAAACCCTTCTTGATGCCATTGATAAACGTATTCAAGGGAGTTAAAATAATCTTGTCCTTCTAGGGTTGGGGTAATGGGAAAATAGCCAATTTCTCGAATTTCTTGAGGATGAACAGAGACTTTAGCACCTAAAACTTTTGCTAAGAGTTGAGCACCTAAACAAATCCCTAAATAAGGCTTTTTTGACTCTAAAACTAGAGGAATCCAGTTAAGTTCAGTACGGATATAAGGTAAAGTATTCTCATCATTGGCACTCATGGGCCCCCCAAAAACAATCACCGCTTCATGTTTGTCTAAATGATGGGGTAAAGCATC
Protein-coding sequences here:
- a CDS encoding glutamine amidotransferase-related protein, coding for MKNILVIIHQPTSQTGRVGQILTSYGYKLDIRLPSQGDALPHHLDKHEAVIVFGGPMSANDENTLPYIRTELNWIPLVLESKKPYLGICLGAQLLAKVLGAKVSVHPQEIREIGYFPITPTLEGQDYFNSLEYVYQWHQEGFELPSGAVLLARGKTFPNQAFRYGKTAYGLQFHPEITGELIQRWSESGIEQLTLPGSQSITEQFHKHRLYGTPVKKWLKTFIPSWMNSIRSEQNLLLERCSA